The following coding sequences lie in one Paenibacillus durus ATCC 35681 genomic window:
- the helD gene encoding RNA polymerase recycling motor HelD: MISAEDWKQEQQRLDLVTEKLQARISELEPEVAGLHSQVADIRKQFWQEVTVNTSTDEDFEETFYSIRQQEALLSERERSHKQRVQQWNNMKRLLSSPYFGRIVFHEDGLSFSEQVYIGVSSFVDSDGMNFLVYDWRTPIASMYYDYSPGAAGYDTPGGTISGTMKLKRQYQIRDGELQNVFDTSVTIGDELLQQVLGKGADNQMKSIVATIQKEQNAIIRDDTSRMLIVQGAAGSGKTSAALQRVAYLLYTHRERLKADQIVLFSPNPMFNSYVSTVLPELGEENMQQTTFQEYLDHWLGGTFRIEDPFDQIEYVLTEASSHGYEARLKGIEYKASADFLQALRNYAQWLEQQGMRFTSIRFRDRDLITAKQMESVFYSYDPSIRMTNRIAMLKEWQLRELTLLESKEREALWVQEELDYLDNDQYAEAYHALHKERGVFDFAEQYEEIRERLNSKRRPDEGDFDYAEREEELLRRMIVKEQFKPLKRSVKRMLFIDMAQLYIQLFEEEDAFKKMTNEAEIPSLWPEICEQTKEKLGRLELFYEDATPYLYLKELIEGVRTNTEIRHVFVDEGQDYSMFQYEFLKTMFPRARMTVLGDFGQAIFTQATELYGEDSPLIRLYGESDTRLFRLVRSYRSTREIVEFTKSLLQGAKEIVPFERSGRKPLLSKAGSCEKRAARIAEHLAALQEEGFVSIGVITKTAAESKEAYDLLTSQGCQGLKLVTKSTPTFEKGTLIIPVYLAKGVEFDAVLIYDASSQTYHRESERKLFYTACTRAMHRLLLYTTGDWTPFIQALDTSLYEVEQYIS, translated from the coding sequence ATGATAAGCGCGGAGGATTGGAAGCAAGAGCAGCAGCGGCTAGATCTGGTTACGGAAAAGCTGCAAGCGAGAATATCCGAACTGGAGCCGGAGGTTGCCGGGCTGCATAGTCAGGTGGCGGACATCCGCAAACAATTTTGGCAGGAAGTTACCGTCAACACGAGCACGGACGAAGATTTTGAAGAAACCTTCTACAGTATCAGGCAGCAAGAAGCGTTATTGTCTGAACGGGAGCGAAGCCACAAGCAGCGCGTGCAGCAATGGAACAACATGAAACGGCTGCTGTCATCTCCCTACTTTGGGCGCATCGTTTTCCATGAGGATGGCTTGAGCTTCAGCGAGCAGGTTTATATCGGGGTGTCATCCTTCGTCGATTCAGACGGCATGAATTTCCTGGTTTATGACTGGCGTACTCCGATCGCAAGCATGTACTACGATTATTCCCCGGGAGCGGCCGGATATGACACGCCAGGTGGAACTATCTCGGGCACGATGAAGCTGAAACGGCAGTATCAGATCCGCGATGGGGAGCTGCAGAACGTGTTCGACACGAGCGTAACGATCGGCGACGAATTGCTGCAGCAGGTGCTCGGTAAGGGTGCGGACAATCAGATGAAGAGCATCGTCGCGACGATCCAGAAGGAGCAAAACGCCATTATCCGCGATGACACAAGCCGGATGCTTATCGTGCAGGGGGCGGCCGGCAGCGGGAAAACCTCGGCAGCGCTTCAGCGGGTGGCGTATTTACTTTATACACACCGCGAGCGGCTCAAGGCGGATCAAATCGTTCTTTTTTCGCCTAATCCGATGTTTAACAGCTATGTATCGACCGTTCTTCCCGAGCTCGGTGAAGAAAACATGCAGCAGACGACCTTTCAGGAATATCTGGACCACTGGCTTGGCGGGACGTTCCGTATAGAGGACCCTTTTGACCAAATCGAATATGTGCTGACAGAAGCATCAAGCCATGGGTATGAGGCCCGGCTAAAAGGGATTGAGTACAAGGCATCGGCAGATTTTCTGCAAGCTCTCCGGAATTATGCGCAGTGGCTGGAGCAGCAGGGCATGCGTTTCACAAGCATCCGCTTTCGGGACCGCGATTTGATCACGGCCAAGCAAATGGAATCCGTATTTTACAGCTATGATCCCTCTATTCGCATGACCAATCGCATCGCTATGCTGAAGGAGTGGCAGCTGCGTGAATTGACCTTGCTGGAAAGCAAGGAACGTGAGGCGCTCTGGGTACAGGAAGAGCTCGATTATCTCGACAACGATCAGTACGCTGAGGCGTATCATGCACTGCACAAGGAGAGGGGCGTGTTTGATTTTGCCGAGCAGTATGAAGAGATCCGCGAAAGGCTGAACAGCAAGCGCAGACCGGACGAGGGGGATTTCGACTATGCCGAGCGGGAGGAAGAGCTGCTGCGCCGGATGATCGTGAAGGAGCAGTTTAAACCGCTGAAGCGAAGCGTGAAGCGGATGCTATTCATCGATATGGCTCAGCTGTACATTCAATTGTTTGAAGAAGAGGATGCTTTTAAAAAGATGACGAATGAAGCTGAAATTCCCTCGCTCTGGCCGGAAATCTGTGAACAGACCAAGGAGAAGCTGGGCCGGCTCGAGCTTTTTTATGAAGATGCGACACCGTACCTGTATTTAAAAGAGCTCATCGAGGGCGTTCGGACGAACACGGAGATTCGCCATGTATTCGTGGACGAGGGTCAGGATTATTCGATGTTTCAATATGAGTTCCTCAAAACAATGTTTCCCCGTGCCCGCATGACGGTGCTTGGCGATTTCGGTCAGGCCATTTTTACCCAGGCAACGGAGCTGTACGGTGAAGATTCGCCGCTCATCCGGCTGTACGGGGAATCTGACACGAGGTTGTTCCGCCTGGTTCGCAGTTACCGGTCAACCCGCGAGATTGTGGAATTCACGAAGTCTCTGCTGCAGGGCGCCAAGGAGATCGTACCTTTTGAACGAAGTGGCAGGAAACCGCTTCTCTCCAAGGCGGGCAGCTGCGAGAAGCGGGCAGCGCGAATAGCTGAGCATCTCGCGGCGCTTCAGGAGGAGGGCTTCGTCTCCATCGGCGTCATTACGAAGACAGCGGCCGAAAGCAAAGAGGCTTATGATCTCTTGACGTCTCAGGGATGCCAGGGGCTGAAGCTTGTGACGAAGAGCACGCCCACCTTCGAGAAGGGAACATTGATCATCCCGGTATACCTCGCTAAGGGCGTTGAATTCGACGCCGTTCTCATCTATGACGCTTCTTCGCAGACGTATCATCGGGAGAGCGAGCGCAAGCTGTTTTATACCGCATGTACGCGTGCCATGCATCGGCTTCTGCTATATACGACAGGAGATTGGACGCCATTCATTCAGGCGTTGGATACGTCCTTGTATGAGGTAGAGCAATATATAAGCTGA
- a CDS encoding GyrI-like domain-containing protein: protein MNYKIEEKQAFEMFGVSTLVNADDENPFIEIPAFWTRCISDGTVNRIRTVAGLGDTSQIHGVLYNKKQENLSYMIGYFLPQSGLPDGFEKLQIPPQTYAIFSTGLYADGQSNIQDFWKRIWGEWFPSSNYESANGPELEMTYDRGNNMYEMEIWIPVVKKFGS from the coding sequence ATGAACTACAAAATCGAGGAAAAACAAGCCTTTGAAATGTTCGGTGTTTCGACTCTGGTCAATGCCGATGACGAGAATCCGTTTATTGAAATACCTGCTTTTTGGACCAGATGTATCTCCGATGGAACTGTTAATCGTATTCGTACCGTTGCAGGACTAGGAGATACTTCCCAGATCCACGGGGTATTATACAACAAAAAGCAAGAAAATTTATCCTACATGATCGGTTATTTCTTACCCCAGAGCGGCTTGCCGGATGGGTTCGAGAAGCTTCAGATCCCCCCACAAACTTACGCAATATTCTCAACCGGTCTTTACGCCGACGGACAGAGCAATATTCAAGATTTTTGGAAGCGTATTTGGGGAGAATGGTTTCCGAGCTCTAATTATGAATCCGCAAACGGTCCCGAGTTGGAAATGACTTACGATCGCGGTAACAACATGTATGAAATGGAAATTTGGATTCCTGTCGTTAAAAAGTTCGGATCTTAG
- a CDS encoding phosphotransferase yields the protein MESFITGKTRGLGGKNFWKGLSSGRGSATARRSAESRLFGLLFEWFSLYSVCLGCTVDYFREELEQEEQPEPISGFGGRQFQMVNAFLRKLQIRTPELYHFEPGDLKGEVDFAFVEYIEGREASDFFQADLATQDQVFEPLSGMLNRMHQQTRAHWGKLDEPIPEEPSGCHLPMLTNAYRQLEYLSANISEFQNHHGKFVQVIEDLAAKIVTRSCYSFIHAELGPNHVLVDNQLRPWLIDIEGALFFDPEYEHSFMEFRFDNYRRYLKHTQLDPHRMAFYKLYHHISYSAGPHRLLQRGYPDAELVKQIMEFNTQSALQILTDYL from the coding sequence ATGGAGTCATTTATTACAGGGAAAACTCGGGGTTTGGGTGGAAAGAATTTTTGGAAGGGGTTATCATCCGGAAGAGGCAGTGCAACTGCGCGGCGGAGCGCAGAAAGTCGTTTATTCGGTTTGTTGTTCGAATGGTTTTCGCTTTATTCTGTATGTTTGGGATGTACGGTTGACTACTTTCGCGAAGAACTGGAGCAGGAGGAACAACCTGAGCCCATTTCCGGTTTCGGAGGACGACAATTTCAAATGGTTAACGCCTTTCTGAGGAAGCTTCAAATTCGTACACCGGAGCTCTATCACTTTGAACCGGGAGACCTCAAAGGTGAGGTGGATTTCGCATTTGTCGAGTACATCGAAGGGAGGGAAGCCTCGGATTTCTTTCAAGCCGATCTCGCGACTCAAGATCAAGTATTCGAACCTCTTTCCGGGATGCTGAACAGAATGCATCAACAAACTAGGGCGCATTGGGGAAAACTAGATGAACCGATACCGGAAGAGCCTTCCGGGTGTCATTTACCCATGTTGACAAATGCTTACCGGCAGCTGGAGTATTTGTCCGCTAATATTTCGGAATTTCAGAATCATCACGGCAAGTTTGTTCAAGTAATAGAAGATTTAGCTGCAAAAATTGTAACAAGATCGTGTTACAGCTTCATCCATGCGGAGCTGGGACCGAACCATGTTCTGGTGGATAATCAGTTGCGTCCGTGGTTGATCGATATCGAAGGTGCCTTGTTTTTCGATCCTGAATACGAGCACAGCTTCATGGAGTTCCGGTTCGACAACTACAGGCGTTACTTGAAGCATACTCAGCTGGACCCTCATAGGATGGCTTTCTATAAGTTGTATCATCATATTTCCTACAGTGCTGGTCCCCACCGGTTGCTTCAAAGAGGATATCCAGACGCAGAATTAGTTAAACAAATCATGGAGTTTAATACGCAGAGTGCCCTTCAGATTCTTACAGATTATTTATAA
- the secA2 gene encoding accessory Sec system translocase SecA2, whose protein sequence is MNLAVKLMQKFKDRDTQNKLKFYRDKAELIRNRNLHAWDDGQLQAESLRLQEKAKSGKPLDELLVDAYALVCEAAKRKLGLQPYDVQIMAAIALHERYLIEQHTGEGKTLSAVMPAYLNALTGKGVHVLTFNDYLAKRDAEWMGPIYRFLGLTVNSVQAGMSLSEKREAYAKDITYVTAKEAGFDYLRDTIALSEADTVHRPFHYVIVDEADSLLLDEARVPLVISGDSASSRSDDFRFAEVARQLKQAEHYDFDEFQRNVYLNEAGAAKAESLLGCGNLYDSHNGHLLTSLNCALHAESLLKKEVDYIVRNGKIELIEEYTGRVAENRYLPDGLQAALTAKEGLHSIAGGKILGTITIQHFISLYPQICGMTATAYASAMDFEDIYALQVVQIPPNRPNIRIDYPHRIYTHKEAKLKALVHEISSVHRTGRPILIGTSSVEESALLAEALAAAGVPCHVLNAKNDAEEADTISKAGETGAVTVSTNMAGRGVDIRLGGGDPAQAEVVAKLGGLYVIGTHVNESVRIDDQLRGRSGRQGDPGASVFYVSLEDELLLRFGIYKAVRAPRQDEALEEPVLSSKIISIQHIVMGQNFDIHKELNCYSDMVEDQRRLLYEERLRILKGEKPMSPSEQRVRLFYIDEFWAEHLAYISYLRESIHLESLASRNPIDEFHAQITEAYEQIPSKVNSASENMLERLGGSNDPAEWEKLGLKSPASTRTYIISDQYIQNKRSSWTGTTVFAYWIRMIMRPIFRLSKY, encoded by the coding sequence ATGAATTTAGCTGTCAAGTTGATGCAAAAATTCAAAGACCGCGATACCCAGAATAAGCTGAAGTTCTATCGGGACAAAGCGGAGCTCATCAGGAACCGGAATTTGCATGCTTGGGACGATGGGCAGCTTCAAGCGGAATCCCTCCGGCTGCAAGAAAAAGCGAAATCGGGCAAGCCTTTAGATGAGCTGCTTGTCGATGCTTATGCGTTAGTCTGCGAAGCAGCGAAGCGAAAGCTCGGATTACAGCCTTACGATGTCCAGATTATGGCTGCCATCGCTCTGCACGAGCGATATTTGATCGAGCAGCATACCGGTGAAGGAAAAACACTCTCTGCTGTTATGCCTGCATATCTAAATGCACTGACCGGCAAAGGCGTTCATGTGCTGACTTTTAACGATTATTTGGCCAAGCGGGATGCGGAGTGGATGGGCCCGATCTATCGTTTCCTCGGGTTAACGGTAAACTCGGTTCAAGCCGGCATGAGCCTGTCCGAGAAACGGGAAGCATACGCCAAGGATATAACCTATGTTACGGCCAAAGAAGCGGGATTCGATTACTTGCGCGACACAATCGCACTAAGCGAAGCCGATACCGTGCATCGCCCCTTCCACTACGTTATCGTCGACGAAGCGGATTCGCTGCTTCTCGACGAAGCGCGGGTGCCGCTAGTCATCAGCGGCGATTCGGCCTCTTCCAGGAGCGACGACTTTCGTTTCGCAGAAGTGGCTCGGCAGCTCAAGCAAGCAGAGCATTACGACTTCGACGAGTTTCAGCGGAACGTTTACTTAAATGAAGCAGGCGCTGCGAAAGCGGAATCGCTGCTGGGATGCGGCAATTTGTACGATAGCCATAACGGTCACTTGCTGACGTCATTAAATTGCGCGCTGCATGCGGAATCGTTATTAAAGAAAGAAGTCGATTACATCGTCCGGAACGGCAAAATCGAGCTGATCGAAGAATATACCGGCCGCGTAGCGGAGAACCGGTATTTGCCGGACGGGCTGCAAGCCGCGCTTACGGCCAAAGAAGGGCTGCACTCCATTGCCGGCGGGAAAATTCTCGGGACGATCACCATTCAACACTTCATCAGCCTGTATCCGCAGATTTGCGGAATGACGGCTACCGCATATGCTTCCGCAATGGACTTCGAAGACATTTATGCGCTGCAGGTCGTGCAAATTCCGCCGAACCGGCCAAACATTCGGATCGACTATCCGCACCGGATTTATACTCATAAAGAAGCCAAGCTTAAAGCGCTCGTACATGAAATCTCATCCGTCCATAGGACGGGACGTCCCATTCTCATTGGTACGTCAAGCGTCGAAGAATCTGCCCTGCTGGCGGAGGCGCTGGCGGCTGCCGGCGTGCCTTGCCATGTTCTGAATGCGAAGAACGACGCGGAAGAAGCCGACACCATCTCCAAAGCGGGAGAAACCGGCGCCGTGACGGTGTCTACAAATATGGCGGGACGCGGCGTTGACATCCGGCTCGGCGGCGGCGACCCCGCGCAAGCAGAGGTAGTCGCCAAGTTGGGCGGGTTATACGTGATTGGCACCCATGTGAACGAAAGCGTGCGGATCGACGACCAGTTGCGTGGGCGTTCCGGCCGCCAAGGCGACCCGGGAGCTTCCGTTTTTTATGTAAGCTTGGAGGACGAGCTGCTGCTTCGCTTCGGCATTTATAAAGCGGTTCGCGCTCCCAGGCAGGATGAGGCTCTTGAAGAGCCGGTACTCAGCAGCAAGATCATAAGTATTCAGCATATTGTTATGGGCCAAAACTTCGATATCCACAAGGAACTGAACTGTTATTCGGATATGGTGGAGGATCAGAGGCGGCTTCTATACGAGGAGCGGCTCCGAATTTTGAAAGGCGAGAAGCCGATGAGTCCTTCAGAGCAGCGGGTCCGGCTTTTTTATATCGACGAGTTCTGGGCTGAACATCTGGCGTACATTTCTTACCTTCGCGAAAGCATCCACTTGGAGAGCCTTGCCAGCCGCAATCCGATCGACGAATTTCATGCGCAAATCACCGAAGCCTACGAGCAAATTCCTTCTAAAGTAAATAGTGCGTCGGAAAATATGCTTGAAAGGCTCGGAGGTTCGAATGATCCGGCAGAGTGGGAAAAGCTCGGTTTGAAGAGCCCTGCCTCCACTCGGACTTATATTATCAGTGATCAATATATCCAGAATAAGCGCAGCTCATGGACCGGAACGACTGTATTTGCTTATTGGATTCGCATGATTATGAGGCCGATATTCAGACTGTCAAAATATTGA
- a CDS encoding ABC transporter permease has product MSISLKRVRAIFVKDYKEFSRNYAVSIMLIFPVILALLFRKAGSSLPGASGFLFNTSFVILTCFAQACLIAEEKERNTLRSLMLTPATAMDVLIGKSSLVFVMSAVVLAISTFIFGSVPASIWAFVPTIILSIILYTAAGTICGLFSKTLLEASLSILPVAFVFMGAPWGAMFVKDYPIFKVLDYAPSSQLVHLLGISNTGFTMEDLLKPLLITLAWTVVLTIVSVVLYQRRLKDE; this is encoded by the coding sequence ATGAGTATCTCATTAAAACGTGTCCGGGCGATATTTGTGAAGGATTATAAAGAATTTTCACGTAATTATGCTGTTTCCATTATGTTGATTTTTCCAGTTATTCTCGCACTTCTTTTTCGGAAGGCAGGTTCGTCTTTGCCTGGAGCCAGCGGTTTTCTTTTTAATACTTCGTTTGTAATACTAACATGTTTCGCACAAGCATGTTTGATTGCGGAAGAAAAGGAGCGTAACACTTTACGGTCGTTAATGTTGACTCCGGCCACGGCCATGGATGTGCTAATTGGTAAAAGTTCATTAGTCTTTGTAATGTCTGCTGTTGTTCTGGCTATTTCTACGTTTATATTTGGCTCTGTGCCAGCTAGTATATGGGCGTTTGTGCCAACAATCATTCTTTCGATTATTCTCTATACAGCAGCCGGGACGATATGTGGTTTATTCTCAAAGACGTTGCTTGAAGCATCATTATCTATACTTCCTGTGGCTTTCGTATTCATGGGGGCGCCTTGGGGAGCGATGTTTGTGAAAGATTATCCAATCTTCAAAGTGCTGGATTATGCGCCAAGCAGTCAGCTTGTGCATTTGCTAGGTATAAGCAATACAGGCTTTACGATGGAAGATTTATTAAAACCCCTCCTCATTACTTTGGCATGGACGGTTGTATTAACGATTGTGTCTGTTGTTTTGTATCAACGACGGTTAAAGGATGAGTAG
- a CDS encoding ABC transporter ATP-binding protein — MDVIQVERIRKRFGNKDALADVSFSIPKGEIFGFLGPSGSGKTTLIKILTAQLNPTSGQASAFNQPAEMMQQSAQKMRFGILTDNSGLYERLSIEENLELYRKLYDLPRSSIDKVLQFVNLSGERKKKVNLLSKGMRQRVMLACAIIHEPELLFLDEPTSALDPVNSAHIYKGLRYLNENGTTIFLTTHDMAEAELICNRVAILYQGQIQTMGSPRELKKQHRENVVCVDLNNGEAYELPIGEETADQIADWMKRGFIDRIETKEPSLGDIFIKMTGSELL; from the coding sequence ATGGATGTTATCCAAGTAGAACGTATTCGAAAGAGATTTGGAAATAAGGATGCGTTAGCAGATGTGTCTTTTTCAATTCCGAAAGGTGAAATTTTTGGTTTCCTAGGTCCGAGTGGTTCAGGAAAAACAACATTAATTAAGATTTTAACGGCGCAGTTAAATCCGACAAGTGGACAGGCAAGTGCATTCAACCAGCCAGCGGAGATGATGCAGCAGTCTGCACAAAAGATGCGCTTTGGCATTTTGACGGATAACAGTGGTCTATATGAGAGGTTATCGATTGAGGAAAATCTAGAGCTGTATCGTAAGTTATATGATCTTCCTAGATCTTCGATCGATAAGGTGCTGCAGTTTGTAAATTTAAGCGGAGAGCGCAAAAAGAAAGTCAATCTCTTATCGAAAGGGATGCGTCAGCGTGTCATGTTGGCATGCGCGATTATCCATGAGCCAGAATTATTATTTTTAGATGAACCTACTTCGGCTTTAGATCCAGTAAACTCAGCACATATTTATAAAGGATTACGCTACTTAAATGAGAATGGGACAACGATCTTTTTAACAACACATGATATGGCTGAGGCAGAATTGATATGTAACCGTGTAGCGATTCTGTATCAAGGACAAATTCAAACAATGGGCTCACCAAGGGAACTAAAAAAACAGCATCGGGAAAACGTAGTTTGTGTTGACTTAAATAATGGGGAAGCATACGAGCTCCCAATCGGTGAGGAAACAGCTGATCAAATAGCTGATTGGATGAAACGAGGGTTCATTGATCGAATAGAAACGAAAGAGCCAAGTCTGGGTGATATCTTTATTAAAATGACAGGAAGTGAGTTACTATGA
- a CDS encoding LytTR family transcriptional regulator DNA-binding domain-containing protein, whose translation MQFQPMYYDGELFLPKIELNMTSNQAIGIITDLKRKQLLMNQLVNHSQYYLFRAGQSEYMRLTVEELITFLIKVTEKNERVAFLMDYFAIKEERKVKIKDLSSSKRMYVTLLRVFFAHQPTLVLEEPYFYLEEQDRRHFKRILDDLSKEKQILILTSNLEDAIISCDAIYRLNESGFHQLDIRDSEENKQEVQKQDEANITLQKISTKRNDKVILFNPPEIDFIESIDGSILVHAGGENYDCGLTLTELEQRLLNFGFYRCHRSYIVNLQKVREIITWTKNSYSLRLNTDKDAVVPLSRSKLHELKVLLNI comes from the coding sequence ATGCAATTTCAACCAATGTATTATGATGGGGAATTATTTCTACCGAAGATCGAATTAAATATGACGTCGAACCAAGCGATTGGCATTATAACGGACTTGAAGCGAAAGCAGCTTTTAATGAATCAATTAGTGAATCATTCCCAATATTATTTATTTCGGGCTGGGCAAAGCGAGTATATGCGTTTAACGGTGGAAGAGCTAATCACTTTTCTAATCAAAGTAACGGAGAAGAATGAGCGTGTCGCTTTCTTAATGGATTATTTTGCTATAAAAGAAGAACGGAAGGTAAAAATCAAGGATCTAAGCTCATCGAAAAGGATGTATGTGACATTGCTGCGTGTCTTTTTTGCACATCAGCCTACACTTGTACTGGAGGAACCCTATTTTTACTTGGAAGAACAAGATCGTCGTCATTTTAAACGGATTTTAGATGACCTTTCGAAAGAAAAGCAGATTTTAATTTTAACTTCGAATTTAGAGGATGCCATTATTTCCTGTGATGCCATTTATCGATTGAACGAATCGGGATTTCATCAATTGGATATTCGGGACTCAGAAGAGAATAAGCAGGAAGTACAGAAACAAGATGAAGCCAATATAACCTTGCAGAAGATCTCTACAAAAAGAAATGACAAAGTGATTTTATTTAATCCGCCTGAAATCGATTTTATAGAAAGTATAGATGGTTCGATCCTTGTTCATGCGGGTGGGGAAAATTATGATTGTGGTTTGACGCTAACCGAGCTCGAGCAGAGATTGTTAAATTTCGGGTTTTATAGGTGCCATCGATCATACATCGTTAATCTGCAAAAAGTTAGAGAGATTATTACATGGACGAAGAATAGCTACAGCTTGCGATTAAATACAGATAAAGATGCCGTGGTTCCGTTATCTCGTTCAAAATTGCATGAATTAAAAGTACTCCTTAACATTTAA
- a CDS encoding DNA-binding protein — protein MRSSILKSLKPDIIVEMLEMAFHFENWDKLLNTSDILYSYAQCIYEERQYFKAKKLPVPLVDMARPLVYYYGFSQLMRGIACQKQGQYDQARESIDKYAELGWMEDLGEDGMQIVEEFRFLARANGYALDILSGKTERLAEYVCFLKDNPEELLPGLGTILQAALRHNLNVDNLLDTFTEQAAEFGEYEDAGNVSHYYSYCYHLALYHKQAGRQDKALKYVMQALILAHQSWNDRNFKKCMALFESLREGATEERIRQFEECLRGCLMEVYQQPV, from the coding sequence TTGCGCTCTTCCATCCTAAAATCCCTCAAGCCGGATATCATTGTCGAAATGTTGGAAATGGCTTTTCACTTCGAGAATTGGGACAAGCTACTGAACACATCGGATATTCTCTACAGCTATGCACAGTGCATTTATGAAGAGCGGCAGTATTTCAAGGCCAAGAAATTGCCTGTACCGCTGGTAGATATGGCGCGTCCGCTGGTTTACTATTACGGGTTCAGTCAACTGATGCGGGGGATTGCTTGCCAGAAGCAGGGCCAGTATGATCAGGCCAGAGAATCCATCGATAAATATGCGGAACTGGGCTGGATGGAGGATTTAGGGGAAGACGGCATGCAGATTGTCGAGGAGTTCAGGTTCCTGGCGAGGGCAAATGGATATGCGCTGGATATTTTGTCGGGGAAGACGGAGCGGCTGGCGGAATATGTATGTTTTTTAAAGGACAATCCGGAGGAGCTGCTGCCGGGGCTGGGTACGATATTGCAGGCTGCGCTGCGGCATAATCTGAATGTGGATAATCTGTTAGATACGTTTACGGAGCAGGCTGCTGAGTTTGGGGAGTATGAGGATGCAGGCAATGTCTCGCATTATTATAGCTATTGTTATCACTTGGCTTTATACCATAAGCAGGCAGGCAGACAAGATAAAGCGTTGAAATACGTGATGCAGGCATTGATTCTGGCTCACCAGTCGTGGAATGACAGGAATTTTAAAAAATGTATGGCCCTATTCGAATCGCTGCGGGAAGGGGCGACAGAGGAACGGATTCGGCAGTTTGAGGAATGCTTGAGGGGATGTCTGATGGAGGTTTACCAGCAGCCGGTTTAG
- a CDS encoding helix-turn-helix domain-containing protein, whose amino-acid sequence MPDESKSELVRKIGERIRRLRKEKGLSQEQLGELSGLHTNYVGQVERGEKNLTLETLEKMVFGLDISLEELFRYIGPMEKKDALGQIAELLIERPLNDQMLALNLLKSIFDWEKEKYDL is encoded by the coding sequence ATGCCGGATGAGTCCAAATCCGAACTTGTAAGAAAAATCGGAGAGAGAATTCGAAGACTGCGTAAAGAAAAGGGCTTGTCCCAAGAACAACTGGGAGAACTTTCAGGTTTACATACAAACTATGTGGGACAAGTCGAACGTGGGGAGAAGAACCTAACTCTCGAAACACTGGAGAAAATGGTCTTCGGTCTGGACATATCGTTAGAGGAATTATTTCGATATATAGGACCGATGGAGAAAAAAGATGCCCTTGGGCAGATTGCTGAGTTGCTCATTGAGCGTCCATTGAATGATCAGATGTTGGCTCTAAACTTATTGAAATCCATTTTTGATTGGGAAAAAGAGAAGTATGATCTTTAG